One genomic region from Syngnathus typhle isolate RoL2023-S1 ecotype Sweden linkage group LG17, RoL_Styp_1.0, whole genome shotgun sequence encodes:
- the LOC133170621 gene encoding uncharacterized protein LOC133170621 isoform X1 has translation MSHHGGDGRGASQRANTPPSRHAPSPKLQVQRSLSRDTITIHFSALGKEEDDEEEELYGGKSELDDSGALEVCRSKEDLVFESESTAASAHANVGSSAMTIMSTLSNPQVSCTPPTSSSWPSEDPFANLPATTSSSSSPCKSSGLSSSRPFLSLVGSMSNEAEAREAAVAPLHARHRHLMKSFVKSLSTETSKVEQQEDSVHHVLHPALHQQQAQPSQRPPPRNMQLFKQFSQPRLSTGPVVATQVGGDSKTAPSSPTVSPDGRSFFKVQEVEAKIEDTRRRLSEVMSDPLQLFSKIMGEESATGSPHRARLLSSSASELSGIAAVNGHSEGYGSSIKEEEGAEGQEDEETPTGHGPDCVDLSFPLSQTSASALARSPSLNLGRCSMSALAARLEDEDFCELYSEDFDLCTDTETPDGERPGSRGSASEREMEEEEEEEEATVPWMGLVCLTQLVYGYLVLPLPPYVCAVLHGTLAGLTLAILVLWLSAPRRSHLAMRKQRRRTEPWNAARLDIQEPGIFKGWMNEIHSYDPEMYHATLTHSVFLRLEGSILRLSKPNRNISRRAAHNEPKPDVTYVSQKIYDVTDSKIYLMPQSLARKRVWNKKYPICIELAKQQDFMSKKTQEDGKPTTLDEKAEQGGNKVEKADTSTDELKKPTPGGGDLTIYLFGRTGREKEEWFRRFLLASQMKSDGRGGRLPKSASQPCYSHQCVGSQEADGRGSSDEPCHPQPRRRESSSRQRTLLDYDVYMAKYVSPRPTSPAAAESPGGRSPDRSPSSTKKRPECSHESAEPEAWVNAFLGRIFWDFLGEKHWANVVSKKIQMKLSKIRLPYVMNELTLTELDMGFSMPKILGASKPSVDHQGLWFDLEVSYTGSFLMTLETKMNLARLGKEGEGLGEHSKEWSRPRTYCLADSDEESSSAGSSDEEDPAELFSDKAVFPGGESYVGGHRPSKIMRFVDKIAKSKYFQKATETEFIKKKMEEVANTPLLLTVEVQECRGTLAVNIPPPPTDRIWYGFRSPPHLELKARPKLGEREVTLVHVTEWIEKKLDQEFQVFCNGGTVSLPESLLFVSTLDGNLHAVSKKSGSIKWTLKEDPVLQVPTHVAEPAFLPDPNDGSLYSLGGKNNEGLTKLPFTIPELVQASPCRTSDGILYMGKKQDLWHVVDLLTGEKQQTLTSSFADMPCPSSSLLYLGRTEYTITMYDTKSRELRWNATYSDYASTLPDDDAKYKMAHFVSNGDGLVVTVDIESGDVRWVQNYNSPVVAMYIWQREGLRKVAHTNVAVETLRYLTFMSGEVGRITQWKYPFPKEQKPDNKMMATLYVGKYSTSLYASPSLVHDGVTVVPRGSTFPMLEGPDRREMDEDEECVITPSTSVQFNAALRQRKRMNFMRNYLLLIGHHETPPEAHNKILERFPDNFPRNQGNVIPPTGNKKAEEEEDNVVRNDIPMPETSIQEPGLSGRTVRPEAPVDSMLKDMATIIFSTFLLAGWVAFVITYPKSVHKQQQLQHQEFQRQMEERLEMLQRQQPFPTADASLPLVSDSDYLEAARARSECSDHSSPNVTPRASNHSNLSLSELGASANEHEDGEDDFTIVRVGNITFNPKRVLGHGAEGTIVYKGQFDNRQVAVKRILPECFSFVDREVQLLRESDEHPNVIRYFCTERDRQFQYIATELCAATLQEYVEIKDFDRRGLEPVMLLQQATSGLAHLHSLNIVHRDLKPHNILVSMPNAHGRVRAMISDFGLCKKLTAGRHSFSRRSGVPGTEGWIAPEVLSEDWKDNPTCTVDIFSAGCVFYYVVSQGRHPFGKSLQRQANILLGAYSLDYLQTDKHGDIVARELIEQMLSMEPHLRPSAECVLKHPFFWSLEKELQFFQDVSDRIEKEPLDGAIVSQLERGGCAVVKSDWREHITVPLQTDLRKFRSYKGSSVRDLLRAMRNKKHHYRELPAEVQETLGSVPDDFVCYFTSRFPHLLMHTYLAMWTCAAERFFLPYYSIAAKADHLPQSRHPSTDSSRPPESAHCSQAEAQEGHGPVGPHQSSASADLPAETPEALPSDPHCHALTSEPPTSHLRLSGSDGRSKQT, from the exons ATGAGCCATCATGGTGGCGACGGAAGGGGAGCTAGCCAACGTGCCAATACTCCACCCTCTCGGCACGCGCCCTCACCCAAACTGCAGGTCCAGCGCTCCCTCTCGCGAGACACCATTACCATCCACTTCTCCGCTCTGGGcaaggaggaggacgacgaggaaGAAGAGCTTTATGGAGGGAAGTCAGAGCTGGACGATTCGGGAGCTCTGGAGGTTTGCAGGTCAAAAGAGGACTTGGTTTTTGAATCGGAGAGCACGGCGGCCAGCGCTCACGCAAACGTCGGCTCTTCGGCCATGACAATCATGTCCACCTTGAGCAACCCTCAAGTGAGTTGCACTCCTCCCACCAGCTCCTCTTGGCCTTCCGAAGATCCCTTCGCCAATCTCCCGGCCACAACCTCCAGCTCCTCTTCCCCTTGCAAGTCGTCCGGGCTGTCATCCTCCCGACCTTTCCTCAGCCTGGTCGGGTCCATGTCCAACGAGGCGGAGGCCCGCGAAGCTGCCGTCGCACCGTTGCACGCCCGCCACAGACACTTGATGAAATCTTTTGTCAAGTCCCTCTCCACAGAGACATCAAAGGTTGAGCAGCAGGAAGACTCCGTTCATCATGTTCTTCATCCCGCCCTCCACCAGCAACAAGCGCAACCGTCGCAGCGGCCGCCTCCTCGCAACATGCAACTCTTCAAACAGTTCTCCCAGCCTCGCTTGTCCACCGGCCCTGTCGTAGCCACCCAGGTGGGCGGAGACTCTAAAACGGCCCCCTCATCTCCCACTGTATCGCCGGATGGCAGGTCCTTCTTCAAGGTTCAAGAAGTAGAAGCCAAGATCGAGGATACAAGGCGGCGTCTCTCCGAGGTGATGTCAGACCCCCTGCAGCTTTTTAGTAAGATCATGGGCGAGGAATCGGCCACGGGCAGCCCCCATCGAGCCAGGTTGCTGTCATCCAGTGCGTCGGAGCTGAGCGGCATTGCGGCGGTCAACGGACACTCGGAAGGTTACGGCAGCAGcatcaaggaggaggagggagcagAGGGCCAGGAAGATGAAGAAACACCCACCGGGCACGGACCCGATTGTGTCGATCTCTCCTTTCCTCTCAGCCAGACCTCTGCATCCGCCTTGGCCAGGTCTCCGTCGCTCAATCTGGGTCGCTGCTCCATGTCGGCCCTGGCGGCCCGTCTGGAAGACGAGGACTTTTGTGAGCTTTACAGCGAAGACTTTGACTTGTGCACTGACACGGAGACCCCGGACGGGGAGCGCCCCGGATCCCGCGGAAGCGCTAGCGAAAGGGagatggaggaagaagaggaggaagaagaggcaactgtgccttggatgggcctggTCTGCCTGACCCAGTTGGTGTACGGGTACTTGGTCCTACCGCTCCCGCCGTATGTATGCGCGGTGCTCCACGGCACGTTGGCGGGCTTGACCTTGGCCATTCTGGTCCTTTGGCTGTCAGCTCCGCGGCGCTCCCACTTGGCAATGAGGAAGCAAAGACGCAGGACAGAACCTTGGAACGCGGCCCGGCTCGATATCCAAGAACCGGGCATTTTCAAG GGCTGGATGAACGAGATCCACAGCTACGACCCGGAGATGTACCACGCCACCCTGACGCACTCAGTCTTCCTACGCCTGGAAGGTTCCATTCTGCGACTGTCAAAACCAAACCGCAACATCTCCCGCCGCGCCGCTCACAACGAGCCTAAGCCTGACGTCACCTACGTCAGCCAGAAGATCTACGACGTGACCGACAGCAAG ATCTACCTGATGCCACAAAGCCTAGCAAGAAAACGAGTTTGGAACAAGAAGTACCCCATTTGCATTGAGCTGGCCAAGCAGCAGGACTTCATGTCAAAGAAGACCCAAGAGGACGGGAAGCCCACAACGCTGGATGAGAAGGCGGAGCAAGGGGGCAACAAGGTTGAAAAAGCCGACACGTCCACGGACGAGCTAAAGAAGCCGACGCCGGGAGGAGGGGATCTGACAATCTACCTGTTTGGGAGGACCGGGCGGGAAAAAGAGGAGTGGTTCCGGAGATTTCTGCTGGCGTCCCAGATGAAGTCTGATGGCCGAGGCGGCCGTCTGCCCAAGAGTG cCTCGCAGCCCTGCTACAGCCACCAGTGTGTGGGCAGTCAGGAGGCCGACGGCCGAGGAAGCTCCGACGAGCCGTGCCACCCTCAGCCTCGCCGCCGGGAGAGCTCCTCGAGGCAGAGAACCCTCTTGGACTATGACGTGTACATGGCCAAGTACGTCAGCCCCCGGCCCACAAGCCCGGCCGCCGCTGAAAGTCCTGGCGGACGCAGCCCCGACAGGAGCCCCTCGAGCACCAAAAAG AGGCCCGAGTGTTCACATGAGTCGGCCGAACCAGAAGCCTGGGTCAACGCTTTTTTGGGGAGAATATTCTGGGACTTCCTTGGAGAGAAGCACTGGGCCAACGTCGTCTCCAAAAAGATTCAAATGAAGCTCAGTAAAATCCGG ctGCCGTATGTTATGAATGAGCTCACCTTAACGGAACTCGATATGGGCTTCTCCATGCCCAAGATTCTCGGTGCCTCCAAACCTTCTGTGGACCACCAAG GTTTGTGGTTCGATCTGGAGGTCTCCTACACAGGCTCGTTCCTCATGACTCTGGAGACCAAGATGAACCTCGCCCGTCTGGGCAAGGAGGGCGAGGGCCTTGGCGAGCACAGCAAGGAGTGGTCAAGGCCACGCACTTACTGTCTGGCGGACAGCGACGAGGAGTCATCCAGCGCCGGCTCCTCCGATGAGGAGGATCCTGCAGAACTTTTCAGTGACAAAGCCGTTTTCCCCGGAGGCGAAAG CTACGTGGGGGGCCACAGGCCCAGCAAGATCATGCGCTTTGTGGATAAGATCGCCAAGTCCAAGTACTTCCAGAAGGCTACAGAAACAGAGTTCATCAAGAAGAAGATGGAGGAGGTGGCCAacacgccgctgctgctcaccgtGGAGGTGCAGGAGTGTCGAGGCACGCTTGCCGTCAACATACCGCCGCCTCCTACCGACAGGATATG GTACGGCTTCCGCAGTCCACCTCACCTGGAGCTCAAAGCGCGGCCCAAACTCGGAGAGAGGGAGGTCACTCTTGTCCATGTGACCGAATGGATCGAGAAGAAACTGGACCAGGAGTTTCAG GTGTTTTGCAACGGCGGCACGGTTTCGCTCCCCGAGAGCTTGCTCTTTGTGTCCACTCTGGATGGAAATTTGCACGCAGTGAGCAAGAAATCCGGTTCCATCAAATGGACGCTGAAAGAAG ATCCAGTTCTTCAGGTCCCCACCCATGTTGCAGA GCCGGCCTTTCTGCCCGACCCCAATGATGGCAGCCTGTATTCTCTGGGTGGAAAGAACAATGAAGGACTCACA AAATTACCGTTCACCATTCCGGAGTTGGTGCAAGCGTCTCCCTGCCGCACTTCTGATGGAATCCTATACATGG gtaagAAGCAGGACTTGTGGCATGTGGTGGACCTGTTGACCGGTGAGAAGCAGCAGACACTGACATCATCCTTTGCCGACATGCCGTGTCCGTCCTCCTCTCTACTCTATCTGGGACGCACAG AATACACCATCACCATGTACGACACCAAAAGCCGCGAGCTGCGCTGGAACGCCACTTATTCGGACTATGCCTCCACCCTTCCCGACGATGACGCCAAATACA AGATGGCTCACTTTGTGTCCAACGGCGACGGGCTGGTGGTGACGGTGGACATCGAGTCTGGCGACGTCCGGTGGGTCCAAAACTACAACTCGCCCGTCGTGGCCATGTACATCTGGCAGCGTGAGGGCCTGCGCAAAGTCGCTCACACAAATGTCGCTGTGGAAACCCTACGCTATCTCACCTTCATGTCTGGAGAGGTGGGCCGAATCACCCAGTGGAAATACCCCTTCCCCAAGGAGCAGAAGCCGGACAATAAGATGAT GGCCACTTTGTATGTGGGTAAATACTCCACCAGCTTGTATGCGTCTCCCTCCCTGGTGCACGATGGAGTCACAGTGGTG CCTCGAGGAAGCACCTTCCCCATGTTGGAGGGCCCCGACAGGCGGGAGATGGATGAGGACGAAGAGTGCGTCATCACGCCCAGCACCAGCGTCCAATTCAATGCGGCGCTCCGCCAGCGCAAGCGCATGAACTTCATGCGCAACTACCTGCTGCTCATCG GTCATCACGAGACACCGCCTGAAGCTCACAACAAGATCCTGGAAAGGTTCCCTGACAACTTTCCTCGTAACCAAGGGAACGTCATTCCACCGACTGGCAACAAGAAGGCTGAGgag GAGGAGGACAATGTTGTCAGGAATGACATTCCCATGCCTGAAACCTCGATCCAAGAACCCGGGCTGAGTGGTCGCACCGTGCGCCCGGAGGCCCCTGTGGACTCCATGCTCAAAGACATGGCCACCATCATCTTTTCTACTTTTCTTCTGGCTGGCTGGGTGGCCTTTGTGATCACCTACCCCAAG AGTGTCcacaagcagcagcagctgcagcaccaGGAGTTCCAACGGCAGATGGAGGAGAGGTTGGAGATGTTGCAGAGACAACAGCCTTTCCCCACCGCCGACGCGTCGCTTCCTCTGGTCTCAGACAGCGACTACCTGGAAGCGGCTCGTGCTCGCTCGGAATGCTCAGACCACAGCAGCCCCAACGTGACCCCGCGCGCCTCCAACCATTCCAACCTCTCCCTTTCCGAGCTGGGCGCCTCTGCCAATGAGCACGAGGACGGAG AGGACGACTTCACCATTGTGAGAGTGGGCAACATAACATTCAATCCCAAACGAGTGCTGGGTCACGGCGCAGAGGGCACCATCGTGTACAA GGGTCAGTTTGACAACCGTCAGGTGGCAGTAAAGAGAATTCTCCCGGAGTGCTTCAGCTTTGTAGATCGGGAAGTTCAACTGCTGCGGGAGTCGGACGAGCACCCTAATGTCATTCGATACTTCTGCACCGAGAGGGACCGCCAGTTCCAGTACATTGCCACCGAGCTGTGCGCTGCCACGCTTCAAGAG TATGTAGAGATAAAAGATTTTGACCGTCGCGGACTGGAGCCGGTGATGCTGTTGCAGCAGGCCACCTCGGGACTGGCTCATCTGCACTCCCTCAACATTG TTCACAGAGACCTGAAACCTCACAACATCCTGGTGTCCATGCCCAACGCCCACGGGCGGGTGCGGGCCATGATCTCCGACTTTGGCCTGTGCAAGAAATTAACAGCGGGCCGTCACAGTTTCAGCAGAAGGTCCGGCGTGCCGGGGACGGAGGGATGGATCGCTCCCGAGGTTCTCAGCGAGGACTGGAAAGACAACCCG ACCTGCACTGTTGATATCTTCTCTGCCGGATGCGTCTTCTACTACGTGGTGTCTCAAGGTCGCCACCCTTTTGGCAAGTCCCTGCAGAGGCAGGCCAATATCCTGTTGGGCGCGTACAGCCTGGACTATCTGCAGACCGACAAACACG GCGACATCGTGGCTCGAGAGCTAATCGAGCAGATGTTGAGCATGGAGCCTCATCTGAGGCCTTCGGCCGAGTGTGTTCTCAAGCACCCTTTCTTCTGGAGCCTGGAGAAGGAACTGCAGTTCTTCCAG GATGTGAGCGACAGAATAGAGAAGGAGCCGCTGGACGGAGCCATCGTAAGCCAGCTGGAGCGAGGGGGGTGTGCAGTGGTCAAGAGTGACTGGAGGGAGCATATCACGGTGCCGCTGCAGACGG ACCTGAGAAAGTTCCGTTCCTACAAAGGCAGCTCAGTCCGAGATCTGCTCCGTGCAATGAGGAACAAG AAACATCATTACCGGGAGTTGCCCGCCGAGGTCCAGGAGACGCTGGGCTCCGTCCCTGATGACTTTGTTTGCTACTTCACTTCCCGTTTCCCCCACCTGCTCATGCACACATACCTGGCCATGTGGACGTGCGCGGCAGAGAGGTTTTTCCTGCCTTACTATTCCATCGCGGCAAAAGCGGACCACCTGCCACAAAGTCGACACCCATCGACGGACTCATCGCGACCCCCAGAATCCGCACACTGCTCACAAGCGGAAGCGCAGGAGGGACATGGCCCTGTGGGACCGCACCAGTCCTCTGCTTCTGCAGACCTGCCGGCCGAGACTCCTGAAGCGTTGCCGTCAGACCCGCACTGTCATGCGCTCACCTCTGAACCCCCGACATCTCATCTCAGGTTAAGTGGGTCTGACGGTAGATCGAAGCAAACGTAG
- the LOC133170621 gene encoding serine/threonine-protein kinase/endoribonuclease IRE1-like isoform X2, which translates to MMDWTVSSRALLWCMLLYYAALPLKVFCNGGTVSLPESLLFVSTLDGNLHAVSKKSGSIKWTLKEDPVLQVPTHVAEPAFLPDPNDGSLYSLGGKNNEGLTKLPFTIPELVQASPCRTSDGILYMGKKQDLWHVVDLLTGEKQQTLTSSFADMPCPSSSLLYLGRTEYTITMYDTKSRELRWNATYSDYASTLPDDDAKYKMAHFVSNGDGLVVTVDIESGDVRWVQNYNSPVVAMYIWQREGLRKVAHTNVAVETLRYLTFMSGEVGRITQWKYPFPKEQKPDNKMMATLYVGKYSTSLYASPSLVHDGVTVVPRGSTFPMLEGPDRREMDEDEECVITPSTSVQFNAALRQRKRMNFMRNYLLLIGHHETPPEAHNKILERFPDNFPRNQGNVIPPTGNKKAEEEEDNVVRNDIPMPETSIQEPGLSGRTVRPEAPVDSMLKDMATIIFSTFLLAGWVAFVITYPKSVHKQQQLQHQEFQRQMEERLEMLQRQQPFPTADASLPLVSDSDYLEAARARSECSDHSSPNVTPRASNHSNLSLSELGASANEHEDGEDDFTIVRVGNITFNPKRVLGHGAEGTIVYKGQFDNRQVAVKRILPECFSFVDREVQLLRESDEHPNVIRYFCTERDRQFQYIATELCAATLQEYVEIKDFDRRGLEPVMLLQQATSGLAHLHSLNIVHRDLKPHNILVSMPNAHGRVRAMISDFGLCKKLTAGRHSFSRRSGVPGTEGWIAPEVLSEDWKDNPTCTVDIFSAGCVFYYVVSQGRHPFGKSLQRQANILLGAYSLDYLQTDKHGDIVARELIEQMLSMEPHLRPSAECVLKHPFFWSLEKELQFFQDVSDRIEKEPLDGAIVSQLERGGCAVVKSDWREHITVPLQTDLRKFRSYKGSSVRDLLRAMRNKKHHYRELPAEVQETLGSVPDDFVCYFTSRFPHLLMHTYLAMWTCAAERFFLPYYSIAAKADHLPQSRHPSTDSSRPPESAHCSQAEAQEGHGPVGPHQSSASADLPAETPEALPSDPHCHALTSEPPTSHLRLSGSDGRSKQT; encoded by the exons ATGATGGACTGGACAGTGAGCAGCCGGGCCCTGCTCTGGTGCATGTTGCTCTACTATGCCGCTCTGCCACTCAAG GTGTTTTGCAACGGCGGCACGGTTTCGCTCCCCGAGAGCTTGCTCTTTGTGTCCACTCTGGATGGAAATTTGCACGCAGTGAGCAAGAAATCCGGTTCCATCAAATGGACGCTGAAAGAAG ATCCAGTTCTTCAGGTCCCCACCCATGTTGCAGA GCCGGCCTTTCTGCCCGACCCCAATGATGGCAGCCTGTATTCTCTGGGTGGAAAGAACAATGAAGGACTCACA AAATTACCGTTCACCATTCCGGAGTTGGTGCAAGCGTCTCCCTGCCGCACTTCTGATGGAATCCTATACATGG gtaagAAGCAGGACTTGTGGCATGTGGTGGACCTGTTGACCGGTGAGAAGCAGCAGACACTGACATCATCCTTTGCCGACATGCCGTGTCCGTCCTCCTCTCTACTCTATCTGGGACGCACAG AATACACCATCACCATGTACGACACCAAAAGCCGCGAGCTGCGCTGGAACGCCACTTATTCGGACTATGCCTCCACCCTTCCCGACGATGACGCCAAATACA AGATGGCTCACTTTGTGTCCAACGGCGACGGGCTGGTGGTGACGGTGGACATCGAGTCTGGCGACGTCCGGTGGGTCCAAAACTACAACTCGCCCGTCGTGGCCATGTACATCTGGCAGCGTGAGGGCCTGCGCAAAGTCGCTCACACAAATGTCGCTGTGGAAACCCTACGCTATCTCACCTTCATGTCTGGAGAGGTGGGCCGAATCACCCAGTGGAAATACCCCTTCCCCAAGGAGCAGAAGCCGGACAATAAGATGAT GGCCACTTTGTATGTGGGTAAATACTCCACCAGCTTGTATGCGTCTCCCTCCCTGGTGCACGATGGAGTCACAGTGGTG CCTCGAGGAAGCACCTTCCCCATGTTGGAGGGCCCCGACAGGCGGGAGATGGATGAGGACGAAGAGTGCGTCATCACGCCCAGCACCAGCGTCCAATTCAATGCGGCGCTCCGCCAGCGCAAGCGCATGAACTTCATGCGCAACTACCTGCTGCTCATCG GTCATCACGAGACACCGCCTGAAGCTCACAACAAGATCCTGGAAAGGTTCCCTGACAACTTTCCTCGTAACCAAGGGAACGTCATTCCACCGACTGGCAACAAGAAGGCTGAGgag GAGGAGGACAATGTTGTCAGGAATGACATTCCCATGCCTGAAACCTCGATCCAAGAACCCGGGCTGAGTGGTCGCACCGTGCGCCCGGAGGCCCCTGTGGACTCCATGCTCAAAGACATGGCCACCATCATCTTTTCTACTTTTCTTCTGGCTGGCTGGGTGGCCTTTGTGATCACCTACCCCAAG AGTGTCcacaagcagcagcagctgcagcaccaGGAGTTCCAACGGCAGATGGAGGAGAGGTTGGAGATGTTGCAGAGACAACAGCCTTTCCCCACCGCCGACGCGTCGCTTCCTCTGGTCTCAGACAGCGACTACCTGGAAGCGGCTCGTGCTCGCTCGGAATGCTCAGACCACAGCAGCCCCAACGTGACCCCGCGCGCCTCCAACCATTCCAACCTCTCCCTTTCCGAGCTGGGCGCCTCTGCCAATGAGCACGAGGACGGAG AGGACGACTTCACCATTGTGAGAGTGGGCAACATAACATTCAATCCCAAACGAGTGCTGGGTCACGGCGCAGAGGGCACCATCGTGTACAA GGGTCAGTTTGACAACCGTCAGGTGGCAGTAAAGAGAATTCTCCCGGAGTGCTTCAGCTTTGTAGATCGGGAAGTTCAACTGCTGCGGGAGTCGGACGAGCACCCTAATGTCATTCGATACTTCTGCACCGAGAGGGACCGCCAGTTCCAGTACATTGCCACCGAGCTGTGCGCTGCCACGCTTCAAGAG TATGTAGAGATAAAAGATTTTGACCGTCGCGGACTGGAGCCGGTGATGCTGTTGCAGCAGGCCACCTCGGGACTGGCTCATCTGCACTCCCTCAACATTG TTCACAGAGACCTGAAACCTCACAACATCCTGGTGTCCATGCCCAACGCCCACGGGCGGGTGCGGGCCATGATCTCCGACTTTGGCCTGTGCAAGAAATTAACAGCGGGCCGTCACAGTTTCAGCAGAAGGTCCGGCGTGCCGGGGACGGAGGGATGGATCGCTCCCGAGGTTCTCAGCGAGGACTGGAAAGACAACCCG ACCTGCACTGTTGATATCTTCTCTGCCGGATGCGTCTTCTACTACGTGGTGTCTCAAGGTCGCCACCCTTTTGGCAAGTCCCTGCAGAGGCAGGCCAATATCCTGTTGGGCGCGTACAGCCTGGACTATCTGCAGACCGACAAACACG GCGACATCGTGGCTCGAGAGCTAATCGAGCAGATGTTGAGCATGGAGCCTCATCTGAGGCCTTCGGCCGAGTGTGTTCTCAAGCACCCTTTCTTCTGGAGCCTGGAGAAGGAACTGCAGTTCTTCCAG GATGTGAGCGACAGAATAGAGAAGGAGCCGCTGGACGGAGCCATCGTAAGCCAGCTGGAGCGAGGGGGGTGTGCAGTGGTCAAGAGTGACTGGAGGGAGCATATCACGGTGCCGCTGCAGACGG ACCTGAGAAAGTTCCGTTCCTACAAAGGCAGCTCAGTCCGAGATCTGCTCCGTGCAATGAGGAACAAG AAACATCATTACCGGGAGTTGCCCGCCGAGGTCCAGGAGACGCTGGGCTCCGTCCCTGATGACTTTGTTTGCTACTTCACTTCCCGTTTCCCCCACCTGCTCATGCACACATACCTGGCCATGTGGACGTGCGCGGCAGAGAGGTTTTTCCTGCCTTACTATTCCATCGCGGCAAAAGCGGACCACCTGCCACAAAGTCGACACCCATCGACGGACTCATCGCGACCCCCAGAATCCGCACACTGCTCACAAGCGGAAGCGCAGGAGGGACATGGCCCTGTGGGACCGCACCAGTCCTCTGCTTCTGCAGACCTGCCGGCCGAGACTCCTGAAGCGTTGCCGTCAGACCCGCACTGTCATGCGCTCACCTCTGAACCCCCGACATCTCATCTCAGGTTAAGTGGGTCTGACGGTAGATCGAAGCAAACGTAG